The following are encoded in a window of Colletotrichum lupini chromosome 3, complete sequence genomic DNA:
- a CDS encoding short-chain dehydrogenase, with amino-acid sequence MSPIPTALITAGSAGLGAATAKLFARNGYSVVINYANNSDRADALVKELESLSSTSPSSTEGGQRQRFHAIKADLSSRAETSALVESAADALGGRLDVLFSNGGWTRLRDIADLDDNVDEDDWDRCFNMNVKSHLFLMHAARPYLDEAEGAFITTASLAGVKVSGSSLAYAVTKAAQIHLVKGLALAAGPRIRVNSVSPGLMLTEWGLQFPQEKQQAARDRTPLKRLATVDDVADQVLCFARSRSVTGANAVIDGGLSI; translated from the exons ATGTCTCCAATCCCAACCGCCCTCATCACAGCAGGCAGCGCAGGCCTCGGCGCCGCGACAGCCAAACTCTTCGCCCGCAACGGCTACAGCGTCGTCATAAACTACGCGAACAACAGCGACCGCGCGGACGCCCTGGTCAAGGAACTCGAGTCCCTCTCGTCCACCTCCCCTTCTTCCACAGAAGGAGGCCAAAGGCAGCGCTTCCACGCCATCAAAGCGGACCTCTCCTCCCGCGCCGAGACCTCCGCTCTCGTCGAGAGCGCGGCCGACGCCCTCGGCGGCCGCCTCGACGTCCTCTTCTCCAACGGCGGCTGGACGAGGCTCCGCGACATCGCGGACCTCGACGACAACGTCGACGAGGACGACTGGGACCGCTGCTTCAACATGAATGTGAAGTCGCACCTGTTCCTCATGCACGCCGCGCGGCCGTACCTCGACGAGGCCGAGGGCGCGTTCATCACGACGGCGTCGCTGGCCGGTGTCAAAGTCAGCGGGAGTTCACTG GCCTACGCCGTCACGAAAGCAGCCCAGATCCACCTCGTAAAAGGCCTCGCGTTAGCAGCGGGCCCGAGAATAAGAGTAAACAGCGTCTCTCCAGGCCTCATGTTGACG GAATGGGGCCTACAGTTCCCGCAAGAGAAACAACAGGCCGCCCGGGACAGGACGCCGCTCAAGCGCCTCGCCACGGTCGACGATGTGGCCGACCAGGTGCTGTGCTTCGCCAGGAGCAGGAGCGTCACCGGCGCTAACGCCGTCATTGACGGGGGGCTCAGTatttga